Within Triticum dicoccoides isolate Atlit2015 ecotype Zavitan chromosome 1B, WEW_v2.0, whole genome shotgun sequence, the genomic segment AATATAAATTGACATAGTATTATGTGCAAATAAATATTGGAATAACGCACCTGCATCATCTCCCCAAAACATCTCTGTAGACAATGTTCTTTGTGCTTTTTCCGTATTGATCAACCTCCTTGTTTGGCTTGGCCAAAATCCGTGTCGTCTCTCTAGAGACTCCCCTTGACAATGCAACATATAGCTGACCATGTGAGAATACTGGCTCGGGAAGGTAAATACCGACGTTTGGGATAGTCTGACCCTGCGCCTTGTTAATTGTCATCGCAAAACTCAAGCGGATGGGGAACTGTTTTCTCTTAAGTTTGAAAGGAAGTGAGATGTCCTCAGAGGGCGACATAGGGATCCTAGGTATGAACACCCTCTTTCCAGCATGCTGACCACCAACAATCTCTGCGTCGATTGCATTATCCTGGAAGGCTCTAATCATAAGCCGTGTCCCATTGCATAGGCCATTATGAGGGTCGAGGTTCCGGAGCAGAATGACCGGGCAGTTGACCTTTAATCTCAATACATGCGGGGGCAAGCCATTTGGTGTGATCGAGTTTAGAAAATCAATTGTGTAATTATTCTGCAAGTCATCCTCGATTGAGTCGAAGCTATGGTATAACTTTTCTTCTCCTGGAAATTTGGAGATCATCTTGTCATTCAGGTCATCGACATGATCGTTCTTGGTCGAAAGAATAGCACATGTGCTCATGTACTCTCTCGATATAGCATTGGCATGCAACGATGGGAAGACCTCTTCGATGAGCTTGTTAATAGCTTTTTCATCCTCGGTATAGCCGATCACAATGTCGTCAGGGAGGCGGACATAGTCATCTCCAATTGTCTCTTCCGTTCCATTGCCGATCCTTAGGAGGTATTCGGAGAACCAAGGATCAGACTGTGCTCGCATGTTGCGCGTGAGACTTATCTTGCGTGTCTTATCCCACAGATAGGATCTCAGAAGTGTAGCATCTGTGATCTGTGCTCTTGTCCCACGTGTCACAACAGGAAGGACCTGCCTGAAATCACCACCAAAAACGACAACCTTTCCCCCAAACAACAAACGACTTTCCATTATATCCTGTAGTGATCTATCAAGCGTCTCAAATGCTTGACGTTTTGTCATAGCAACTTCATCCCAAATTATCAAGGACGCTTGCTTAAGCAACTCAGCTGTACCACTCTGCTTTGTGAAACTACACATGCTGTTGTCAGTGAACTTGATTGGAATTTTGAACCTGGAGTGTGCAGTTCGTCCTCCCGGCATTATCGACGCTGCAATACCTGATGTAGCGGTTGCGATGGCTATCTGGCCCATTAAACGCACCTTTCCAAGCAATGCCTTGTACAAGTATGTCTTCCCAGTGCCGCCTGGACCATCAACAAAGAATATCTGACTTTTTTGGTTGACCACATGATCCATTATGTCATTGAAACCAGCCAGCTGCTGACTGTTCAAACTTTTAAATAATTCTAGATGTTCTTTGTCCATGCTGATTTGCCTCTCCTCTGTTACTTCTCTGTAGACACTGTCATAAGAATCATCGGTCTCAACCAATTCCGGGAGTCCATACTTTGTAATATCCTTTCCCATGGATTGCAACATATTACTGATATCTCTGAGGACCATCTGCTCAAGTATTGCCTCATTGGATTGATTACGCCGGTAGTCCTCGGACATCGCTGCTAGATGTTTGTCCCACATCTGTCGAATTTCTGTTGCCTCATAGAATACCAGTATAGTCGCAAATAACTGTCTCAATGCACAAGGCATCTGAAATGTGGCAGCCTCCGTCATGCAATCATCAAGACTCCTGTCGTGCTCAATGAGGCCTAAGTGCTCACATGCCTCCCTGAAGGAACTGCATGGATTGCCATTTACTGTTTTCAAATCATCAAATGAAGTGGCACCTCGGACATGACTTAGGAGCACACGCAAGTAGTACCTCTCTCCTTCAGCGGGGTGTGCATACACAAGTCTTCCAATCTGTGCTCTCTTATTTCTTCTCATCTGCCACACCTTTTTACCAGCTATCCATCTATAGTGTTCTGGAAACTCTCTATACAACCATTTTCGTGCCGCTGGAAACTTTTGGTTCATCTCAAAGTACTCTGTAAGCATTGACTTGGAAGAAGATGGTCGAGAAACAACATCTTCCAGATTTTCAGAAGCTTTAAATGCCACTGTATGCATGTTTGGCAGATGAAGTTGGAGCTGTAGCACAGATGGACTGACACCAAACATCTTGAAccgaaaaatcctataaatagcctCTGGCGGAGATACATAGCGTGCATCCCTATATTGCCGGATTTCATTGATGATTCCAccgtcattgatgatatcctgctcGAATGCAAAGGATGTCCGATCATGCCCTTTGTAGATGTATTTGAACAAGTACTTGACCGCCTTGATGTTGGAGCATGCCTCTACATTAATGTGGCAGTTGTATCGCATAAGCAGTGAAGGGTTGTAAGGGACCACCCATCTATTGTCCAAATCTGCTCCTCTGATCCTAATTCGGCGCCCATCGTCCCGTCTCCTGTAGATGGGGTATGAGTCTTTTCCTTGTTGTGTGGCATCACAAAAATCTCGCGGGTAATGAAACCGGCACTGTCCATCAATCATGCAAGGGCAACTTTTTTTCAACTCACCACAAGGTCCGTGCAGCATGTGTTTCACGACCAGATCATGCAGAACGGGGTGTTTCTCTTTGTCAGGTATCTCAGCACATATCACCCGATCATAGTCATCTGGGGTTGCTAACTTGCTTTTTGCTTTCATGATTAGAAGTATATGCTCATGCGGGAGACCTCGCTTTTGAAACTCTATGACATGTACATAAGCTGCGACTTCTCCGAAATGCTTACCCTTAGTTAGCAAGTCCATCATATCTCGCTGTTTAGCTTTGTATACTCTTGCCACCAGGTCTGGACGGTCTTGCGGGAGTTGTCCAGGCAACAACTTTTCAGTTATTTCCTCCCAATAGGGATTGCAAGTCATTGTGATAAAATAATCCGGTTTACCCCACCGTTGCACAATTGCCATCGCATCCAGGAACCTCCGCTGCATGTCGCGATCACCACCAGGAAATGTACGTGGAAGCACGATTCGTTTGCCAATCCGATCACCGCGCGACTCGCCGGCAACGACGGTGTCAACAAGACCCTATAGTAGTATAAAAGGTTATGGAAAAGCATGGATTGTAGCCACTTTGTCGTTGTATTATGATGTATTAAAATAAACACAAGCACGGTACCTGGTAGAGGTCAGCGCGTATAACCTTCTGATTTTCCGGTTTTGAGTACCAGTCAAGCCGCATAGTCTCAATCTTGATATACATGTCAATAGCCCACTGTTGGAAAAGGCGACCCCCAAACAAGATGATGTTAAGCAGCTTCTTCCTGACTTGCAGCTTGAAGCAGTAGTACTCCCTCGCACTAACAAATTTCCTGGACTGTGTTTCATTGACCTCATCGTCACCAAAATCCTCATCTTGGTTATCCTCGTTGTCATCTACAGCAATGACAACATAAAAATAAGTATAATGGGAACATAAACataagaattgaagaatgagttgacCGATAGCCCAGCAGGTAAATCAGTGGCCTGGGCTTTAGAGATGAAACCACGCGTTTTAATCACCATTCAAAAACAGCAAGCATATAAATCAATAGTGAACATCATACCTGTATATAAATCAGGGGCTGGGTTTCCTTGTGGTGCAGGATTATCCGGTTCATGCGGTGCAAAATTCTCATCTTGCTCTCTTTCTATAATCAAGTTTTCCTCTGATAGATATAGATGAAAAATAAGATGAAAACATAAGTTTTCGTCATCAAACATAAATAGTAGATATAAAAATTATACAGGAACATCATACCTATATATAAAGCAGAGGCTTGGTTTCCCTGCGCGGCTGACACATGTACTGTATTTTGGGTCGTGTCATCCGTGGCCCCAACATATGGCATGCAACGATTCCAACCAGTCTCTCCATATGGGAAGAATAGTGGATATGACAATGGGTCGTAGCACCCATAGTATGCTCTAATATACAGGGGCCGGTCTCCTTTTCTTCCATGCACGACTACACTCCTGTCAAAGCAATTTTGTGGGTCGCTCCCTTCAACCCATATCGCTGCCACCTGCGAAGTCGTTGGGGCATTGTACCTCCGTTGATCCAAGTTTATATCCGTGTTTAGTGAGATTCTATACTCATCTAGATTGGGAATAGACCCAAGGCTCTTGAAAGTTTGCGCATAAGGGTTACGCTCTAGTATTTGCAGAATCTTCCGTATGAGGTCTATATTAAGATCTGGAGACCTAGTAGCCCTGTGAACCAAGTCTTGATCTGTATCATAAATATAGAGCTGCAAATGCCGAGGGCCATTATCAGCCGGCACCAGATTATCAAGAGCGTGGTACAGCCCACCACATGCACGGAATGTATACACGCGAGTTCCTGCGGTAGTGCTTACTCGGCGATCAAGGGTGACGCCTAGACTTGTGAATGAGAAGTGCGAGTTGAAATATCGTATATTCTCTCTGAAATATTTAGCATCCTCATCTTCTTGACTTGTAAACAACCGTTTCAATTCTTCTGGAACCTCTGGAGTAAATATACCGACTTTTCCTTTTCTGCAACAAAACGCTGGCCCCTCGAACGGAAAACGCAATGCCCCACAGTGAAGGCAGTCAGCAACCTTTCTCAGGACATGGTGCTTTGTAGGTAGGTTTTGGTATATGAATTCATCAGTATTTGACATGTGTGGTGCTCGTGTAGTATTGCGTCCAAGTTGGTACGATTCGAAAGCAACACCTAGCACAGAAGAGGACATGCATTTAATTATGACTCATACTAATAAAATGTGCACTTGAGTGTGTTAAAATGGAAACTACACAATGCGCATACCTCTATCCATATATATTCTAGCTTCTTCATCAGGCTCATGGTATGCAGCTTGTCCATTAGGCAATGGTTCCAAGTAGTCTAGATGGCAATACATTCATCAATCGTAAATGTTGAAAATTTACTGAAGAAGAACTTGATATatgaacagaataacaattatataTAACATACCATCTAAATTGGCTTGTTCAACAACGGGCTCAAAAATTCCATATGGATCATCTGTCTGGTCGTTGCCTAGTATAGAAAACCATAAGATCAGAAGAGGATAATATATATTATAGGTATTATTAGTGGGCCTAGGTTCGTCAAAAGTGTGTCGCAGATGTTGAGTGTTTTCAGTACCTACTGTGTCCACTTCAGTAGGGCATATAGTATCCTTTTCTGGCCCATTATCATGTACATAGGAGTTGGAAAAAGGCTCTAGAACTGAACAAATAAACATTGTGGACACATATGCAAAAGCCTTAAATCGACAAAGTAACCTGCATCTTCAATTGTCAAACCTGGGTATATTTGGTTATGTGTTCACAACTAATTACATACAGAAGCTGATTACAGCCAGAATGCGTGGAACACTATCTACCGAATCCAGTTTAAAATACCTCGTGCAATATCCGTGATGATGGGTTTAATTGGTTTGGTTTTGCTGGCAAGAGGCATAGTAACAGCTCTTATTCGTCCTGCTATTTGTTGCATGTGGTACGCATCATTCCTGTGCAGCCAACTGGATTCATCTTCCTGTGTTAAATTGTTCTCCTTGTTCTCCTTGTAGTGGGGAACGCATTCAGGTGACTGAGATGAACTTGGTATATTCGACAGGCCTGCAAGAGAGTTGCAGTACCACATGAGTACCCTGCACTTATGGGCATATTTGGTGAGGTAAGAAGATGCAATCAATATCTTATGGTAGAAAAGTAGTACTCGGAGATGTAAATTTTTGGAGCTGGGTGACACCGGATTGTCCTGTAGCTGGTGTGTGTGATACAGTGGTATGGTCGGTCATCCTGGCAGTTGTAGCCTTTCTCTTCTCACGAGATAGGCGTTGTCGTTTTAATATTTCATCTTTGTTTTGTGCATACCGCTCCCTGTCCCTCTGCCTCCTTAATTCCTTAGGATCTGCGTAGATAATAAAACTAATTAGTGTAAATAGACAGGGTTGTATATACTTTGTTGATAGTCATTACCAATGGACATGGACACCGGTGTACGTCTTTCATTTTCCTGGGCATTGTTGTTAGCAGAATCAACGACCATTGTTGACTCACTGTAGGGCTGATGTTGCCTCCTAAGCTCGTCAGGGTCTAATATATGATACATTATAGTTATACTTTAGCATACAAAGGTAGTATTTGGATAATACAGAAGCATTCAGTACAAGGGCATTAACCTTGGGCTATCGGCTCGGGTGTATGTGCTACATTCTGCTCATCACCAAGCAGTGCCGTtgaagcctgtttcttttcacGGGCTTCACGACGTCTTCTAAGAATGTCATCTCTATTGCGTGCATAATACTCTTTGTTCCTCTGCCTCTTCAATTCTTTAGGGTCTGTTTATTATAAATAAGTAATGCAAGTTAGCACAGAAGCAACAACAGAAACAGTAGCAGAAAGTAGGAACTGTTCGATGATAGTCACCTAATGATTGGTTGTTGCTTAAATCTTGAAATGGGGGGCTTGGGTCTGTATAAATACATATCGCGAgtcagcacacgagaaacaacagaAACAGTAGAACAAAGTAGGAAATGTTTGCTGATAGTTACCCAATGGTTGGTTATTGCTTATATCCTGAAATGGGGTGCGCGGCCCCGCACGATTGGGAGACGACATACCGTCGCCTTCATGTGAATATTGATGACATTAATTTATTAGAACCATGGTTTCTGAAAAAACTTTGGGCTCGATTACTTTGAGATGATTGGATGAAGCAAAAATAGAGGTTTTGTAAACTGCAGACTGATCAATCTTTTAATCAAGCCATTAAAGGATGGCTGATCACTCTTTCAATAATTGCTACATTAGGTGGGGTTCATGTACTTCCCAGAAGTGCATGAGGCAGGGCTAGATAGGCAACTGGGATAGTTTCAGCTTTCATCTAATAAACTGATGTAAACTGGGGTGATTTATCTTTCCTGTGCCCTAGGTATAGTAAAAGTGCAATTGCACGGCATCTGAATGTCTTACTTTTACGATCTTACCTTTTTTGTATGTTTAATGTTTGATCTTCTGTTCTGAAAACCTGTAATCTTGAGCGCAGGGAAGAATCACAGCTGGTCCAGCCGTCCAGGGGCTGTGCAGGGCGGGGGCGGCCGCGCGGGTGCTGGGCGGGATCGTGGGCACTGGCGATCTAGCAGCCTTGTGCCACACTGCGAGGGGGCAGGGCAGCCTCCTTGGCGCCCGCTACGTCGATCGTGCAGGGAGGCGGCTGCGCGGTGGAGTGGCGCGAGGTTGGCGGCCGGAGAAGAAGGTGTTGGCGCGGTGGTGACGGAAGGCAGCAAGGCTCCTGCGCGATTGGGCTAGGAGAATCAATTCATTCCTTTCCTTCCTTAGGATATGCGTCCTTCCTTAGTAGATGCGATTGGAGTTTCCCGATTGTCTGGGGACGATTCGCTAGTCTCCAGGTGAAGCAGGTCAGTCAATGGAAATTGGTACGTGCACACCATGGCGGTATTGGATCAATTCTGGCTGTTAGATTCAGATTCGTGGGAGTAATCCAGCGGTGTTGAATGGGTCGGCTGTTTTGCTGGGGGTAATTGCGGGGTGCATCTAAGAAAGTTATTGTTGGATTGTTTTATAGTAGTGGAGAGAAGCTGGAGGAGATCAGAACAGACCCTTATCAAACGTCGAAAACAGAAAAAAGATGACCTCattgatggtgccgaagatgaccaTGGGGCTCTGGTCCATCTCCAAGTTCGGAAGGCGCACCACGAGGGACCCATGCCAAAACCATGTTTCTGAGGACATGTTACTAGGAGAAACAATACAGACACATGCGAATCCGTTCGTGCTTGAACGGGGTCCAAGAACTTGCTTGCTGTCACTGCATATTTGATACATATGCTTGAATTCTTTTCCATAGGTTTAGAGCATCTCCACCCGTCCAAGGACCAATTTTTTTGGCGCTGGCGGACGAAAAATGTCCCACTCGCATCCTCACGACCTCAATTAGCACCAGATCTGGTCAAAATTTTGACCGACGATCCCACCCCAAACCCAGGATCCTCGGGGGCAACtatgggaggagagagagagactaTTTTGCATGTCATTTGGCCCACCGTTAGCCTCCCACTCCCTCTCTCCTCACTTTTCCTCCGGGGCCCACCCATGTGctgctctctcttctcttctccttCTCTTCACCCACGGGCGCAACAGGGCAGGCAGCCACGGTGGGGTGCGGGCGAGCTCGGTGGGGTGCGGGCGATGCGAGCTCGGCAGCGCGTGGCTTTGACCGAGCCGACGCTGGGAGCGCGCTCGTGAACGTCACGTCGTCCGGCCGCACGCCAAGCGCCACCATGTCGTAGAGCATCTCCACCGCCTCAGCGCACCTGCCGCCCTACACAAGCAGGCCGACAACCAGTCCCTGCTCTCCGTTGTCGACGTCGGACCCGTCCTCGCCGACGGCAGGCCATGGACGCGGCGGAGGCCCGTCCCGCTCCGCTCGTGCCACCGCCTCCCGCGCTCGTCCTCCCGGTGCCGGATCTCGCGGAGGAGACACCGCAGCCGCAGGAGAAGGGGCCCGTGCCGACGACGACCGCTGCAGAGACAACAACGACGACCAGCACGGTTCACACGCTCCCTGCCGCGGTGGCGACGACCGCGAGCCCGCCTCCACCTCCCGCCGTGCCCGATGCCGAGCAGGGGCTGCAACAGCTCTCCAGGGTGCTCACCTCGCTAGGGTACAACAAGATGGCGTCAAAGGCGCCGCTCCTCGCTCGCGCGCCACCGCTGGCGAGGTGGCCCGGGGCCATCACCGTCTTCGCGGCCCCTGACGCCTTCCTCCAGGGCTCCTGCCCCATTTGCTCACGCTGCCACCTCCTCGAGCAACACATCGCCATGGGCTACTAGCCCCACTCCGAGCTCGCCGCCAAAGGCACCATGAAGATCCCCTCCGCCTCTGTCGCCCCTTGCGCGAGCGCGACCATGGACTTGATGGCCGGTAGGAGCGTGAAGTGGTCGAGCTGGGCAGAGGAGGCCGAGAGGGAGGAGAGCGGCGCGCCTGGGAGCTCCAACTAATGGGAAACTCCCTCCCAGAGCAAAATTAGCGCCGGCGAATCTTCATCCGGCGCAAAAATcgtcccccccgggggggggggggagggagggggcacaacggctggagatgctcttaaatcTAGGGGTGCGGCACCTTACATACTTGTATCACTATCATTATCACATGAGAAAAACTGAAGAGATGTTCACTTGATAACTGAAGAGCACTTCACCTTCAGACCCGACAGTACGGTACATTGGTGTGGTGGTGGTGTCTTACCCATAACAGCCAGCTTGTCCCCCCTTCTCGGCGAGAGTCCTGCGTCCGCACACCGTCGCTgcacccgccgccgacctccgtgcTCAGACGGCGACTGCCTGTCCCGCGCTCAGCACTCCGCTTGTGGCGGCGCGGCCCAAGTCCAGCGCCGAGgtcagaacggaggaggaggaagaagccgcCCCATCCTGGTCGGACGAAGAAGGGACGCGGCGGAGGAGGCTCACGGCCGGTGTATGGATCCACTGACCTTTTTTTTATTGAGGGGCCGACCCATCGTTTTTTTGTTTGGGCGACCCATCATCAATAAGAAGAGAGAAGAAAGGCCTCGCCACGGCCCAGAGGGAACGAGGCCCAGATTCAGGCCCATCAGGCGCGCGGAGGGCCGAAAGGCGGCCCGTTCGACCGTCGGCTAGCACCGTGAAAACGAAGGGGGACGGGAGCCCAGCCGCAGCGCACCGCATCtccccccctcctctctctctcctaccACCGCTCCACAGAGCCCAGAACCctcctcctccggcggcggcggcgggcggcgaggggaGATGAGCACGTGGAACTACGTCGTGACGGCGCACAAGCCCACCAGCGTCAGCCACTCCTGCGTCGGCAACTTCACCGGCCCCCACCAGCTCAACCTCATCGTCGCGTAAGCCCCCCGAATCCCCCAATCCACCGTCCATTAGGTAGGGTTCACCTCCCGCCCGCCCGGCCCCGCGCGCCCCGGCTGCCAGGTCCCGCGTTCGTGCCCGCGTGTCCTAGGGTTTTGCTCCCGGCCAGACGCGCCCGATTTGTTCTGCCGCTACTAGGGGTTCCTCTCCGGCGAGCCGCCCGGCAGGATCCGGGGCCATGGGTTACTGAGTGTACTGTACGGCCCTAGGGCGCAGCGCGGTGTTCTCTAGGTCTGGCCCGCCCTGCCGGAGCAAAATGGCACTGGTAGATAGGACGACGTGTCTGCGCCCTCACCACATGTAGGTACCCTGATGATGATAGACGGggaatttgtcagatttcatatgtGCCTGAATGCGGCGTATCGGTAATGCATTCAGGAAGCTGTTTCATCAGCTGCAGACTCGTGGTTCAGTAGCTAGATGCCACCATAGTTTttcccttttattattattattatgccgGATTCCCGCCAAATCCCACTTCTAAACGCGCCCGGTTGCCGTCAACTTTCAGGAAATGCACCCGCATCGAGATCCACCTGCTCACGCCGCAGGGCCTTCAGGTAACCGACATACGCCGTACCCGTCGCTCACCTCTCTGTTTCTTTCTTTGCTTGCACAATAATCTGCCTTTTCCGCAAGGCCGTAACACTTGTTTTGTTGCCAGCCTATGCTTGACGTGCCCATATATGGGAGGATCGCGACGATCGAGCTCTTCCGGCCTCACGTGAGTCAGCGCCCCATCCCTTCAAAGGCTGCTTTTTGCTTTGTGTGGTGCGATGTTTCTGTGGGAATGATTCCTTACCTGTTTCCCCTGTTTCAGAATGAGGCCCAGGACTTCCTCTTCGTCGCCACGGAGAGGTACAAGTTCTGCGTCCTGCAGTGGGACGCAGAAAAATCAGAGCTTCTCACCAGGTATGGACTCGTTGTGCCCCTGGTTTTGCTTTGCAAGGCAAGTGCGTACATTGGCATGTATCCACGGATAATATTGGTGTTTTAGAATTAGGAAATTGGATAGTCCAATGGTTCTGGTTGACTGTCATGCAATTTTGTGTATCACGAGTCCCACACACTGTCATCAAGGTGATACCTTTTCATCCAGGCAGGCCAGGGAGGTTGCCATAGTTGATTACCTATTTGTCGTACATAGGGAGCATTCTTTACAGCACTAGCTGTAAATGGGCACCTTGATGGCCTTTTCTTTTTCATACAATCCCAGAAAAGGATTGGGTTCGACCATCAAGGGATAACGGAACAAAAACAAAAGGAAGCATCTTGGTGCAAAGCAAAAACTAAAGCAAGGTTCACAAATCGCTGCTGCATATATCCGCTAACTGAAAAAAAATTAAAGAACAACCCTGAGAGCACATTGCAAGTTTTATCCTAGGCCAGTTACTTGGAAGAAATAGCCGCCAAAGCCCAGAAAAGGTTCCATTGCATCGTTCATATTTTAGTCTTCCTCCATAACCGCTCCTGCTTCCGATTCATCTGTCTCATTGTCTGCAGCAGTCCTTGCTTCGATCCTCATTGTCCTCATCTTCCAAAAGTAAGCCTCCACCCCCTTTCTGCTAGCTGTTTAACAGTGGATCTTGTATCATTGCAAATTGCAAACAAATCAGGATATTGATCTTTCAAGGGTTTATCAATACACCAGGTATCACCCCAGAAGTTTGTTTGCTGCCCATTACCAATCATCATAATTCTTCCTTTATTAGTATACAACTGTTTGATCTTCAGAAAATCAGCCCAGCAAGGTGAACTATTGATAGAGCCATTTACCAGACTGACACCATTCTTTACTTTCCAGATTCCACCTATCATATTTTGGAAATATTACATTTTCTTCTAACTATATCCTGCCACATACCTTCCTTCCTTTCCAGATTCCACCACCATTTACACAGCAGGCTGACATTAATTTTTTCAAGATTGTGGATACCAAGCCCCCCTTTATACTTAGGTCTACAAATCACAGGCCATGCACCTAAATGATCTTGTGCCTGCATAATGTTTTGTTAAAAACAGGGCGCACATTGTCACTGCATGTTACTTTCTGAGAGTTATTAGCATGCTTTCACATGGGAGTATAATTTGTTTGGATTATGTAGATCCATGGGAGATGTTTCTGATCGCATTGGCCGCCCTACGGACAATGGAC encodes:
- the LOC119349830 gene encoding uncharacterized protein LOC119349830, giving the protein MSSPNRAGPRTPFQDISNNQPLDPSPPFQDLSNNQSLDPKELKRQRNKEYYARNRDDILRRRREAREKKQASTALLGDEQNVAHTPEPIAQDPDELRRQHQPYSESTMVVDSANNNAQENERRTPVSMSIDPKELRRQRDRERYAQNKDEILKRQRLSREKRKATTARMTDHTTVSHTPATGQSGVTQLQKFTSPSLSNIPSSSQSPECVPHYKENKENNLTQEDESSWLHRNDAYHMQQIAGRIRAVTMPLASKTKPIKPIITDIARGNDQTDDPYGIFEPVVEQANLDDYLEPLPNGQAAYHEPDEEARIYMDRGVAFESYQLGRNTTRAPHMSNTDEFIYQNLPTKHHVLRKVADCLHCGALRFPFEGPAFCCRKGKVGIFTPEVPEELKRLFTSQEDEDAKYFRENIRYFNSHFSFTSLGVTLDRRVSTTAGTRVYTFRACGGLYHALDNLVPADNGPRHLQLYIYDTDQDLVHRATRSPDLNIDLIRKILQILERNPYAQTFKSLGSIPNLDEYRISLNTDINLDQRRYNAPTTSQVAAIWVEGSDPQNCFDRSVVVHGRKGDRPLYIRAYYGCYDPLSYPLFFPYGETGWNRCMPYVGATDDTTQNTVHVSAAQGNQASALYIEENLIIEREQDENFAPHEPDNPAPQGNPAPDLYTDDNEDNQDEDFGDDEVNETQSRKFVSAREYYCFKLQVRKKLLNIILFGGRLFQQWAIDMYIKIETMRLDWYSKPENQKVIRADLYQGLVDTVVAGESRGDRIGKRIVLPRTFPGGDRDMQRRFLDAMAIVQRWGKPDYFITMTCNPYWEEITEKLLPGQLPQDRPDLVARVYKAKQRDMMDLLTKGKHFGEVAAYVHVIEFQKRGLPHEHILLIMKAKSKLATPDDYDRVICAEIPDKEKHPVLHDLVVKHMLHGPCGELKKSCPCMIDGQCRFHYPRDFCDATQQGKDSYPIYRRRDDGRRIRIRGADLDNRWVVPYNPSLLMRYNCHINVEACSNIKAVKYLFKYIYKGHDRTSFAFEQDIINDGGIINEIRQYRDARYVSPPEAIYRIFRFKMFGVSPSVLQLQLHLPNMHTVAFKASENLEDVVSRPSSSKSMLTEYFEMNQKFPAARKWLYREFPEHYRWIAGKKVWQMRRNKRAQIGRLVYAHPAEGERYYLRVLLSHVRGATSFDDLKTVNGNPCSSFREACEHLGLIEHDRSLDDCMTEAATFQMPCALRQLFATILVFYEATEIRQMWDKHLAAMSEDYRRNQSNEAILEQMVLRDISNMLQSMGKDITKYGLPELVETDDSYDSVYREVTEERQISMDKEHLELFKSLNSQQLAGFNDIMDHVVNQKSQIFFVDGPGGTGKTYLYKALLGKVRLMGQIAIATATSGIAASIMPGGRTAHSRFKIPIKFTDNSMCSFTKQSGTAELLKQASLIIWDEVAMTKRQAFETLDRSLQDIMESRLLFGGKVVVFGGDFRQVLPVVTRGTRAQITDATLLRSYLWDKTRKISLTRNMRAQSDPWFSEYLLRIGNGTEETIGDDYVRLPDDIVIGYTEDEKAINKLIEEVFPSLHANAISREYMSTCAILSTKNDHVDDLNDKMISKFPGEEKLYHSFDSIEDDLQNNYTIDFLNSITPNGLPPHVLRLKVNCPVILLRNLDPHNGLCNGTRLMIRAFQDNAIDAEIVGGQHAGKRVFIPRIPMSPSEDISLPFKLKRKQFPIRLSFAMTINKAQGQTIPNVGIYLPEPVFSHGQLYVALSRGVSRETTRILAKPNKEVDQYGKSTKNIVYRDVLGR
- the LOC119349831 gene encoding uncharacterized protein LOC119349831; the protein is MSVGLPRGVVEEAGVALILAFARCENSRSVRRRQLGRITAGPAVQGLCRAGAAARVLGGIVGTGDLAALCHTARGQGSLLGARYVDRAGRRLRGGVARGWRPEKKVLARW